In one window of Physeter macrocephalus isolate SW-GA unplaced genomic scaffold, ASM283717v5 random_1550, whole genome shotgun sequence DNA:
- the TEX54 gene encoding LOW QUALITY PROTEIN: testis-expressed protein 54 (The sequence of the model RefSeq protein was modified relative to this genomic sequence to represent the inferred CDS: inserted 1 base in 1 codon), with amino-acid sequence MVGVSEVTKAGPGVGGLAWVERSAEAARGAMGCCQGKDFQTSDEQAKEAGSEEVQEGGTGDTQGCPGSRECGMDHPEVGLGRVELSGLXILAGKEGVDADSAENRNLRSHENLITVLWRRLSLFSRRGSSRSNKRQSVQNPKQACTFQECNREGIQEEPEKG; translated from the exons ATGGTGGGGGTATCTGAAGTCACAAAAGCAGGGCCGGGAGTCGGCGGGCTGGCGTGGGTGGAACGGAGTGCGGAGGCCGCGCGTGGGGCCATGGGCTGCTGCCAAGGCAAGGACTTTCAGACTTCGGATGAGCAGGCCAAGGAGGCCGGGTCAGAGGAAGTTCAGGAAGGTGGGACCGGAGACACACAAGGGTGCCCAGGGAGCCGGGAGTGCGGGATGGACCACCCGGAGGTTGGACTGGGGAGGGTAGAGCTCAGCGGCC GCATCCTCGCAGGCAAAGAAGGGGTCGATGCAGACTCGGCGGAAAACCGGAATCTCAGGTCGCACGAAAACCTGATCACTGTTTTGTGGCGGCGGCTCTCCCTGTTCAGCCGTCGGGGCTCCTCGCGGTCAAACAAGAGGCAATCAGTCCAGAATCCAAAGCAGGCGTGTACGTTCCAGGAGTGCAACCGGGAGGGGATCCAGGAGGAGCCGGAGAAGGGGTGA